In Halobaculum sp. XH14, a single genomic region encodes these proteins:
- a CDS encoding peptidase → MFVLQSEPSAAAPALGPPLALWVLLCLVALVVGLVATAITRRLSNPVGKFRLLYLGVLLPLGLLAYGLLSLLDLGAALRAPLVGPRSGPLGVVLADFLTMLAAGVIGLAAYAPTVPAVRDARDIDLGVGESLAAMARYLAGLSLVFALAFAPFRLGGTDSPLALVAGLAVLVGLLVAASPWLVEALRSTHRPSGADADRVADLRKRAGLDVRDVRVLDTDDEETASALVRGPPRFRRLFVTSTFLDAFEDDVATALLAVQAGRLRSHALARRMAAVVVPVFPLAAAVSGDGPAWLLLLAAVVALVGGLGFARRGVLAADDDAAERVGPDVLVAAFERYAAFHNLEPSRRRVPNPLSANVPLGDRIDRIRERGADAAGGRRGGNGGHADGEDDAARPSTD, encoded by the coding sequence ATGTTCGTCCTCCAGTCCGAGCCGAGCGCCGCCGCGCCAGCGCTCGGCCCGCCGCTCGCCCTCTGGGTCCTCCTGTGTCTGGTCGCGCTCGTGGTGGGGCTCGTCGCCACGGCGATCACCCGCCGGCTGTCGAACCCGGTCGGGAAGTTCCGCCTGCTGTACCTCGGCGTGCTCCTCCCGCTCGGCCTGCTCGCCTACGGCCTCCTCTCGCTGCTGGATCTCGGCGCCGCGCTCCGCGCGCCGCTCGTCGGGCCCCGCTCCGGACCGCTCGGGGTCGTACTCGCGGACTTTCTCACGATGCTGGCGGCGGGGGTCATCGGGCTGGCCGCGTACGCGCCGACGGTCCCCGCCGTCCGCGACGCCCGCGACATCGACCTGGGCGTCGGCGAGAGCCTCGCGGCGATGGCGCGCTACCTCGCCGGGCTCAGCCTCGTGTTCGCGCTGGCGTTCGCGCCGTTCCGCCTCGGCGGGACCGACTCGCCGCTCGCGCTCGTCGCCGGCCTCGCCGTTCTGGTCGGGCTCCTCGTCGCGGCCTCGCCGTGGCTGGTCGAAGCGCTCCGCTCGACCCACCGCCCGAGCGGCGCGGACGCGGACCGGGTCGCCGACCTGCGGAAGCGTGCGGGCCTCGACGTCCGGGACGTCCGGGTGCTCGACACCGACGACGAGGAGACGGCGAGCGCGCTCGTCCGCGGGCCGCCCCGGTTCCGCCGCCTGTTCGTCACGAGCACGTTCCTCGACGCGTTCGAGGACGACGTCGCGACCGCGCTGCTGGCGGTCCAGGCCGGCCGGCTTCGCTCGCACGCGCTGGCCCGCCGCATGGCCGCGGTCGTCGTCCCCGTCTTCCCGCTGGCGGCCGCGGTTTCGGGCGACGGTCCGGCCTGGCTCCTGCTCCTCGCGGCTGTCGTCGCGCTCGTTGGCGGTCTCGGGTTCGCGCGGCGCGGCGTCCTCGCGGCCGACGACGACGCCGCCGAGCGGGTCGGCCCGGACGTACTCGTCGCGGCGTTCGAGCGCTACGCCGCGTTCCACAACCTGGAGCCGTCGCGCCGGCGGGTGCCGAACCCGCTCTCGGCCAACGTCCCGCTCGGCGACCGGATCGACCGCATCCGGGAACGCGGTGCCGACGCCGCCGGCGGTCGTCGTGGCGGGAACGGGGGCCA
- the hisG gene encoding ATP phosphoribosyltransferase: MRIAVPNKGRLHEPTMDLLERAGLHVEETADRQLYADTVDPDVSVLFARAADVPEYVADGAADLGVTGLDQARESGAELDDLLDLAFGNCRLVLAAPEEGDITEPGDVEGLTVATEFPRITHEYLDEKGIDAGVVEVTGATELTPHVEMADAIVDITSTGTTLQVNRLAVIDEVLASSVRLFARPDVADDPKVGEVETALSSVIAADGKRYLMMNAPSDRLEDVKDVIPGMGGPTVMDVADSPKSATDAGEVDGKADHVAVHVVVDEREVFGVISDLQSVGATDILVTEIERLVE; this comes from the coding sequence ATGCGCATCGCCGTGCCCAACAAGGGGCGCTTGCACGAGCCGACGATGGACCTCCTCGAACGGGCCGGCCTGCACGTCGAGGAGACCGCCGACCGACAGCTGTACGCCGACACCGTCGACCCCGACGTCTCCGTGCTGTTCGCACGCGCCGCCGACGTTCCCGAGTACGTCGCCGACGGCGCGGCCGATCTGGGCGTCACGGGGCTCGATCAGGCCCGCGAGTCGGGCGCGGAGCTGGACGACCTGCTCGACCTCGCGTTCGGCAACTGCCGGCTCGTGCTCGCCGCACCCGAGGAGGGCGACATCACCGAACCCGGGGACGTGGAGGGGCTCACGGTCGCCACCGAGTTCCCCCGCATCACCCACGAGTACCTCGACGAGAAGGGCATCGACGCCGGGGTCGTGGAGGTGACTGGCGCCACGGAACTCACGCCCCACGTCGAGATGGCCGACGCAATCGTCGACATCACCTCGACGGGGACGACGCTGCAGGTGAACCGCCTCGCTGTGATCGACGAGGTGCTCGCTTCCTCGGTCCGGCTGTTCGCCCGCCCGGACGTCGCCGACGACCCGAAGGTCGGGGAGGTCGAGACGGCGCTCTCGTCGGTCATCGCCGCCGACGGGAAGCGCTACCTGATGATGAACGCCCCGAGCGACCGGCTGGAGGACGTGAAGGACGTCATTCCGGGGATGGGCGGGCCGACCGTGATGGACGTGGCGGACTCGCCCAAGTCGGCCACGGACGCCGGCGAGGTTGACGGGAAGGCCGACCACGTCGCGGTCCACGTCGTCGTCGACGAGCGCGAGGTGTTCGGCGTCATCTCGGACCTGCAGTCGGTCGGCGCGACCGACATCCTCGTCACCGAGATCGAGCGGCTGGTGGAGTGA